A region of the Candidatus Cloacimonadota bacterium genome:
TTTGCGGCTGCTTGTACCCAAGGTGAGTCTTCCGGAGTGACCCAAGTGGGATAATACTTCTCGGTGGGATACACCAAGCCGGTATATGCCGCTTCTTCATACATCAACACTTCTATGTGGGAATCCGGATGACCGGCCAGGATACAAGCCTCTCTCACTTCGCCTACCGCACTTTCCTTGGTCTCGCCCCATGTAAGGCGGCGATCCAGATGGATGCGGGCGCTATCCGGCACGGCGCACTGTGAAGGTCCGGTAAAATACACTTCCGTAACCGCCACCGAGCCTTTGCCCAGAAAATCGTCTGTATGCAAGCGTTCATGCAGCTTTTCGATCTCCAGTGCTATCCGTGATATCTTGTAAATGGCATTATCACCGCGTTCCGGAGCGGAGCCGTGGCAGGAAAGCCCTTTCACATGCACCTGCATCTCCATGCGTCCCCGATGGCCGCGATAGATATTCATATTCGTAGGCTCCGTAATCACAACCAGATCCGGCTTTATCTTGTCTTCATTGATGATGTATTGCCAACAGAGTCCGTCACAATCCTCTTCCATCACAGTACCTGTAAAGTAGAGCGTAAAACCTTCCTGAAGATTCATATCTTTGATGATGCGCGCAGCAGTGAGCATGCTTGCCATCCCACCTTCCTGATCCACAGTTCCTCTACCCCACACTTTGCCGCCTTTGATGTGAGCATCATAGGGATCGAAGTCCCACAAACTGAGGTCTCCAGGATACACGGTATCTACATGGGCATCAAAAGCTATCACTTTGGGTCCGTTGCCTATGCGACCGATCACATTACCCAGAGGATCAATCTTGACTTCATCAAATCCTGCGCTTTCCATCTCATTCCTGATACACTCTATCACATCCTTTTCTTTGGT
Encoded here:
- a CDS encoding YgeY family selenium metabolism-linked hydrolase, whose translation is MYKRILNKANAYQEETVRFLMDMVRIPAFSTKEKDVIECIRNEMESAGFDEVKIDPLGNVIGRIGNGPKVIAFDAHVDTVYPGDLSLWDFDPYDAHIKGGKVWGRGTVDQEGGMASMLTAARIIKDMNLQEGFTLYFTGTVMEEDCDGLCWQYIINEDKIKPDLVVITEPTNMNIYRGHRGRMEMQVHVKGLSCHGSAPERGDNAIYKISRIALEIEKLHERLHTDDFLGKGSVAVTEVYFTGPSQCAVPDSARIHLDRRLTWGETKESAVGEVREACILAGHPDSHIEVLMYEEAAYTGLVYPTEKYYPTWVTPEDSPWVQAAAKAYEQTLYRSAKIDKWTFSTNGVAIAGMHKIPCIGLGPGNEVYAHAPNEATPIEHLNEAAAFYAALIYQLKQ